TTGAGGGCGCTGTCCAGGCGCTCCATGAAGAAGCCGCCCGGCCCCATCTTCTCCATGCGCAGCGACGGGGAGAAGCGGTATTTGATCACGAAGCCCGCGCCCACGCCCCCGGCCAGGGCGCCGGCCAGGAAGATGCCCGCGCCCGCCAGAATGAGCGTTTTCTTGTTGAGGACCGCCATCGCTAGAAGCCCGCCCAGGTTGCGCCCGAGATGAGCAGCGTCAGCTCCCCGGCGTATCCGGCCTGCCACAGCCACAGCCAGGCCAGGCCCAGCCCCGCCGAGGCCGCGCCGCCGCCCGCCATGAAGGGCAGGGCCACGCGGCGCACGAACCAGCCGTCCAGCGCCGCCTCGGCGCGCTCGCGCACGTGGGCCATCACGCGTCCGGCGAATCCCGGCGGCACGTCCACGGTCTGCCTGGATCGCACCACATGTCCGACCACGCGTTCCATCCGTTCGTTCATGGCCTCACTCCCCGTCCCAGCAGCGTCTCGCACTGCCGGGCCATCTTCTTTCTGGCGCGGTGCAGCCGCACCTTCACTTTCGATTCGCCCCAGCCCAGCATCTCGGCGATTTCGCCCACGCCGTATTCCTCGGCGTAGAAGAGTTCCACCGCGATGCGGTCCTCGGGGCCGAGCCCGTCCAGGAGGGTCTCCACAAGCTTCACGGCCTCGCGGCGTCCGGCCAGTTCCTCGAAGCGCTGGGCCGAGTCCTCGGCCATGAGCTCCTCGATCCAGGTGGACTGTTCCGGGTCGGAGAAGTCCACGCCCTTTTCCGAGCGCCTGGCGTGCTCGCGCCAGAAGTCGGCGGCGCGCCGCATGGCGATGGCCGAGAGCCAGGAGCGGAAGCGATCCGGCTCGCGCAGCTTGGCCAGGTTCTGGTAGGCGTCCAGGAGGGCCTCCTGGGCCGCCTCGGCCACCTCGGAGCGGGGCAGATGGCGCGACAACAGGCGGAACAGATGCTCCTGGTGCGTGCGCACCAGCACCTCGAACGCCTCCGTGTCACCGTCGAGGACGCGCCGCACGGCCTGCGCGTCCCCCATGAGGGCTTTCCCCACTTGAGCCTCCGCAGGGGTAGTCGCGGACGGGGACGTGGCGGTTACACGCCCCTCAGGATTCTTCGCCCCCCTGCCGGGGAGGGGCGCTCACGCCCCAGCGGGCGCGCATGTGCACGCGGCGCAGGGGCCGCACCAGGGAGAACACCTGGCGGCGCTTCTCGCGCAGGGCCTCGCGGGCGGCCTCGCGCTGGGCCTCCTCGCTGCCCCGGGGCTTGTACTTCACCTTCACGCCCTGGAAGGCCACGGTGATCTTGTTCTCCTGCAGGGCCTGATCGATGGCCGTGGCAAGGTCCGACTCCACGCGGAACTTGTCGCGGAAATCCTCGATCCAGACGTAGAGCTCGAAATCCAGGCCCATGCGCCCGAACTGTCGCAGGAACACCGAGGGCGCTGGCTCCTTGAGGGCCTTCTCGTGCTGGGCCGCCTCGGCCACGAGGATCTTGCGCACCTTCTTGATCTTGGTGCCCGGGGCCACGCTCACGGGGATGGTCAGGCGGATGCGCTTGTCCTGGTAGCTCCAGTTGATGATC
The window above is part of the Fundidesulfovibrio magnetotacticus genome. Proteins encoded here:
- a CDS encoding RNA polymerase sigma factor; this encodes MGKALMGDAQAVRRVLDGDTEAFEVLVRTHQEHLFRLLSRHLPRSEVAEAAQEALLDAYQNLAKLREPDRFRSWLSAIAMRRAADFWREHARRSEKGVDFSDPEQSTWIEELMAEDSAQRFEELAGRREAVKLVETLLDGLGPEDRIAVELFYAEEYGVGEIAEMLGWGESKVKVRLHRARKKMARQCETLLGRGVRP